Proteins encoded within one genomic window of Festucalex cinctus isolate MCC-2025b chromosome 18, RoL_Fcin_1.0, whole genome shotgun sequence:
- the LOC144006481 gene encoding sodium- and chloride-dependent GABA transporter 2-like isoform X3, with translation MGAIIGPGNVWRFPYLCYKNGGGVFFIPYILFMVICGIPLFFLETAMGQYTNQGGITCWKKICPLFQGIGYASHLIIAFGATSYIIIIAWSFFYLFSSFSADLPWATCGNDWNTDSCMDYSIANRSLGVKRSQNTTLPVVEFWERRVLKISGGIEEVGSLRWELVLCLILAWVVCYFCIWKGIKSTGKAAYFTATFPYAMLLILLIRGLTLPGAIDGIIYYIYPDVSRLSDPQVWLDAGTQIFFSYAIGLGFLTSLGSYNTYNNNCYKDCFYLCLLNSATSVVAGFAIFSILGFMTYEQGVNIAEVAESGPGLAFIVYPRAVAMMPMPQVWAACFFLMIILLGLDSQQFVGLECLMTSLVDLYPSYLRQGYRRELVLLAICAVCCLLGLSLVTEGGMYLLQLVDFYVCSGTTLLLLSICQSVSIAWVYGAERFYGNITDMIGYRPPPLMKLCWCYLTPCLCFGTFIFSIVRYSPLKFSSTYVYPLWANILGWFLATISLSLIPLFVLYKLVNGEGTLRQRFLLLCLPEDDLKCLPPLGDDVAAPLTEIKHLPRQDEVAK, from the exons ATGGGTGCGATTATTGGACCGGGGAACGTGTGGAGATTTCCTTACCTGTGCTACAAAAACGGCGGCG GTGTGTTTTTCATCCCGTACATTTTGTTCATGGTCATCTGCGGGATCCCGTTGTTCTTCCTCGAGACCGCAATGGGACAGTACACCAACCAAGGGGGTATTACGTGCTGGAAGAAGATCTGCCCACTTTTTCAAG GCATCGGCTACGCCAGTCACCTCATCATCGCATTCGGGGCCACATCCTACATTATTATTATCGCGTGGTCATTCTTTTATCTGTTCTCCTCGTTCAGCGCGGATTTGCCTTGGGCCACATGTGGAAACGACTGGAACACAG ACTCATGCATGGACTACAGCATTGCAAATCGGAGCCTCGGTGTGAAACGCAGCCAGAACACCACTCTGCCAGTTGTGGAGTTCTGGGA GCGCAGAGTGCTGAAGATCTCTGGTGGGATTGAGGAGGTGGGAAGCTTGAGGTGGGAGCTGGTCTTGTGTCTCATCCTGGCATGGGTCGTCTGCTACTTTTGCATTTGGAAGGGGATCAAATCCACTGGAAAG GCAGCCTACTTCACAGCTACCTTCCCCTACGCTATGCTGCTGATTTTACTCATACGTGGTCTGACGTTGCCTGGGGCAATAGATGGGATTATTTACTACATCTACCCTGATGTATCCCGCCTATCAGATCCGCAG gTGTGGTTAGACGCCGGAACGCAGATCTTCTTCTCTTATGCCATCGGCCTCGGATTCCTGACATCTCTTGGCAGTTATAATACTTACAACAACAACTGTTATAA GGATTGTTTCTACTTGTGTTTGCTGAACAGTGCCACCAGTGTTGTGGCAGGATTTGCCATTTTCTCCATCTTGGGATTCATGACCTACGAGCAAGGCGTCAATATTGCAGAAGTGGCAGAATCAG GTCCAGGACTGGCCTTCATTGTTTACCCGCGTGCTGTAGCCATGATGCCCATGCCGCAGGTGTGGGCCGCGTGTTTCTTCCTCATGATCATTCTACTCGGCTTGGATAGTCAG CAGTTTGTGGGTCTGGAGTGTCTGATGACATCGCTGGTCGATCTTTACCCATCTTACCTACGTCAAGGGTACAGACGCGAGCTGGTCCTGCTGGCCATCTGCGCCGTCTGCTGTCTGCTGGGACTTTCTCTGGTGACTGAG GGAGGGATGTACCTGCTCCAGCTGGTGGATTTCTACGTGTGCAGCGGGACCACCTTGCTCCTGCTCTCCATCTGCCAGTCTGTCAGCATTGCGTGGGTATATG GGGCCGAGCGTTTCTATGGCAACATCACAGATATGATTGGTTATCGTCCTCCTCCGCTAATGAAGCTCTGCTGGTGCTACTTAACtccctgtttatgtttt GGCACTTTCATCTTCTCCATCGTCCGATACTCCCCGTTGAAGTTCAGCAGCACTTATGTCTATCCACTGTGGGCCAACATCTTGGGCTGGTTCTTGGCCACCATCTCCCTGTCGCTCATACCGCTCTTTGTGCTCTACAAGCTAGTAAACGGAGAGGGAACCCTCCGTCAG CGATTCCTGTTACTGTGCCTTCCTGAAGACGACCTGAAATGTCTTCCCCCGCTGGGAGACGATGTCGCCGCTCCCCTCACCGAGATTAAACACTTGCCCCGTCAGGACGAAGTCGCCAAGTGA
- the LOC144006481 gene encoding sodium- and chloride-dependent GABA transporter 2-like isoform X4, with translation MVICGIPLFFLETAMGQYTNQGGITCWKKICPLFQGIGYASHLIIAFGATSYIIIIAWSFFYLFSSFSADLPWATCGNDWNTDSCMDYSIANRSLGVKRSQNTTLPVVEFWERRVLKISGGIEEVGSLRWELVLCLILAWVVCYFCIWKGIKSTGKAAYFTATFPYAMLLILLIRGLTLPGAIDGIIYYIYPDVSRLSDPQVWLDAGTQIFFSYAIGLGFLTSLGSYNTYNNNCYKDCFYLCLLNSATSVVAGFAIFSILGFMTYEQGVNIAEVAESGPGLAFIVYPRAVAMMPMPQVWAACFFLMIILLGLDSQQFVGLECLMTSLVDLYPSYLRQGYRRELVLLAICAVCCLLGLSLVTEGGMYLLQLVDFYVCSGTTLLLLSICQSVSIAWVYGAERFYGNITDMIGYRPPPLMKLCWCYLTPCLCFGTFIFSIVRYSPLKFSSTYVYPLWANILGWFLATISLSLIPLFVLYKLVNGEGTLRQRFLLLCLPEDDLKCLPPLGDDVAAPLTEIKHLPRQDEVAK, from the exons ATGGTCATCTGCGGGATCCCGTTGTTCTTCCTCGAGACCGCAATGGGACAGTACACCAACCAAGGGGGTATTACGTGCTGGAAGAAGATCTGCCCACTTTTTCAAG GCATCGGCTACGCCAGTCACCTCATCATCGCATTCGGGGCCACATCCTACATTATTATTATCGCGTGGTCATTCTTTTATCTGTTCTCCTCGTTCAGCGCGGATTTGCCTTGGGCCACATGTGGAAACGACTGGAACACAG ACTCATGCATGGACTACAGCATTGCAAATCGGAGCCTCGGTGTGAAACGCAGCCAGAACACCACTCTGCCAGTTGTGGAGTTCTGGGA GCGCAGAGTGCTGAAGATCTCTGGTGGGATTGAGGAGGTGGGAAGCTTGAGGTGGGAGCTGGTCTTGTGTCTCATCCTGGCATGGGTCGTCTGCTACTTTTGCATTTGGAAGGGGATCAAATCCACTGGAAAG GCAGCCTACTTCACAGCTACCTTCCCCTACGCTATGCTGCTGATTTTACTCATACGTGGTCTGACGTTGCCTGGGGCAATAGATGGGATTATTTACTACATCTACCCTGATGTATCCCGCCTATCAGATCCGCAG gTGTGGTTAGACGCCGGAACGCAGATCTTCTTCTCTTATGCCATCGGCCTCGGATTCCTGACATCTCTTGGCAGTTATAATACTTACAACAACAACTGTTATAA GGATTGTTTCTACTTGTGTTTGCTGAACAGTGCCACCAGTGTTGTGGCAGGATTTGCCATTTTCTCCATCTTGGGATTCATGACCTACGAGCAAGGCGTCAATATTGCAGAAGTGGCAGAATCAG GTCCAGGACTGGCCTTCATTGTTTACCCGCGTGCTGTAGCCATGATGCCCATGCCGCAGGTGTGGGCCGCGTGTTTCTTCCTCATGATCATTCTACTCGGCTTGGATAGTCAG CAGTTTGTGGGTCTGGAGTGTCTGATGACATCGCTGGTCGATCTTTACCCATCTTACCTACGTCAAGGGTACAGACGCGAGCTGGTCCTGCTGGCCATCTGCGCCGTCTGCTGTCTGCTGGGACTTTCTCTGGTGACTGAG GGAGGGATGTACCTGCTCCAGCTGGTGGATTTCTACGTGTGCAGCGGGACCACCTTGCTCCTGCTCTCCATCTGCCAGTCTGTCAGCATTGCGTGGGTATATG GGGCCGAGCGTTTCTATGGCAACATCACAGATATGATTGGTTATCGTCCTCCTCCGCTAATGAAGCTCTGCTGGTGCTACTTAACtccctgtttatgtttt GGCACTTTCATCTTCTCCATCGTCCGATACTCCCCGTTGAAGTTCAGCAGCACTTATGTCTATCCACTGTGGGCCAACATCTTGGGCTGGTTCTTGGCCACCATCTCCCTGTCGCTCATACCGCTCTTTGTGCTCTACAAGCTAGTAAACGGAGAGGGAACCCTCCGTCAG CGATTCCTGTTACTGTGCCTTCCTGAAGACGACCTGAAATGTCTTCCCCCGCTGGGAGACGATGTCGCCGCTCCCCTCACCGAGATTAAACACTTGCCCCGTCAGGACGAAGTCGCCAAGTGA
- the LOC144006481 gene encoding sodium- and chloride-dependent GABA transporter 2-like isoform X2 → MFTTEKDGDSCGVFVPNGGQKKLQGTQERGYWSTKAEFILTVMGAIIGPGNVWRFPYLCYKNGGGVFFIPYILFMVICGIPLFFLETAMGQYTNQGGITCWKKICPLFQGIGYASHLIIAFGATSYIIIIAWSFFYLFSSFSADLPWATCGNDWNTDSCMDYSIANRSLGVKRSQNTTLPVVEFWERRVLKISGGIEEVGSLRWELVLCLILAWVVCYFCIWKGIKSTGKAAYFTATFPYAMLLILLIRGLTLPGAIDGIIYYIYPDVSRLSDPQVWLDAGTQIFFSYAIGLGFLTSLGSYNTYNNNCYKDCFYLCLLNSATSVVAGFAIFSILGFMTYEQGVNIAEVAESGPGLAFIVYPRAVAMMPMPQVWAACFFLMIILLGLDSQFVGLECLMTSLVDLYPSYLRQGYRRELVLLAICAVCCLLGLSLVTEGGMYLLQLVDFYVCSGTTLLLLSICQSVSIAWVYGAERFYGNITDMIGYRPPPLMKLCWCYLTPCLCFGTFIFSIVRYSPLKFSSTYVYPLWANILGWFLATISLSLIPLFVLYKLVNGEGTLRQRFLLLCLPEDDLKCLPPLGDDVAAPLTEIKHLPRQDEVAK, encoded by the exons atgtttacaacggAGAAGGATGGTGACAGTTGCGGCGTTTTTGTGCCCAACGGAGGGCAGAAAAAGCTCCAGGGAACACAGGAACGGGGATACTGGAGCACGAAAGCCGAGTTCATTCTCACGGTGATGGGTGCGATTATTGGACCGGGGAACGTGTGGAGATTTCCTTACCTGTGCTACAAAAACGGCGGCG GTGTGTTTTTCATCCCGTACATTTTGTTCATGGTCATCTGCGGGATCCCGTTGTTCTTCCTCGAGACCGCAATGGGACAGTACACCAACCAAGGGGGTATTACGTGCTGGAAGAAGATCTGCCCACTTTTTCAAG GCATCGGCTACGCCAGTCACCTCATCATCGCATTCGGGGCCACATCCTACATTATTATTATCGCGTGGTCATTCTTTTATCTGTTCTCCTCGTTCAGCGCGGATTTGCCTTGGGCCACATGTGGAAACGACTGGAACACAG ACTCATGCATGGACTACAGCATTGCAAATCGGAGCCTCGGTGTGAAACGCAGCCAGAACACCACTCTGCCAGTTGTGGAGTTCTGGGA GCGCAGAGTGCTGAAGATCTCTGGTGGGATTGAGGAGGTGGGAAGCTTGAGGTGGGAGCTGGTCTTGTGTCTCATCCTGGCATGGGTCGTCTGCTACTTTTGCATTTGGAAGGGGATCAAATCCACTGGAAAG GCAGCCTACTTCACAGCTACCTTCCCCTACGCTATGCTGCTGATTTTACTCATACGTGGTCTGACGTTGCCTGGGGCAATAGATGGGATTATTTACTACATCTACCCTGATGTATCCCGCCTATCAGATCCGCAG gTGTGGTTAGACGCCGGAACGCAGATCTTCTTCTCTTATGCCATCGGCCTCGGATTCCTGACATCTCTTGGCAGTTATAATACTTACAACAACAACTGTTATAA GGATTGTTTCTACTTGTGTTTGCTGAACAGTGCCACCAGTGTTGTGGCAGGATTTGCCATTTTCTCCATCTTGGGATTCATGACCTACGAGCAAGGCGTCAATATTGCAGAAGTGGCAGAATCAG GTCCAGGACTGGCCTTCATTGTTTACCCGCGTGCTGTAGCCATGATGCCCATGCCGCAGGTGTGGGCCGCGTGTTTCTTCCTCATGATCATTCTACTCGGCTTGGATAGTCAG TTTGTGGGTCTGGAGTGTCTGATGACATCGCTGGTCGATCTTTACCCATCTTACCTACGTCAAGGGTACAGACGCGAGCTGGTCCTGCTGGCCATCTGCGCCGTCTGCTGTCTGCTGGGACTTTCTCTGGTGACTGAG GGAGGGATGTACCTGCTCCAGCTGGTGGATTTCTACGTGTGCAGCGGGACCACCTTGCTCCTGCTCTCCATCTGCCAGTCTGTCAGCATTGCGTGGGTATATG GGGCCGAGCGTTTCTATGGCAACATCACAGATATGATTGGTTATCGTCCTCCTCCGCTAATGAAGCTCTGCTGGTGCTACTTAACtccctgtttatgtttt GGCACTTTCATCTTCTCCATCGTCCGATACTCCCCGTTGAAGTTCAGCAGCACTTATGTCTATCCACTGTGGGCCAACATCTTGGGCTGGTTCTTGGCCACCATCTCCCTGTCGCTCATACCGCTCTTTGTGCTCTACAAGCTAGTAAACGGAGAGGGAACCCTCCGTCAG CGATTCCTGTTACTGTGCCTTCCTGAAGACGACCTGAAATGTCTTCCCCCGCTGGGAGACGATGTCGCCGCTCCCCTCACCGAGATTAAACACTTGCCCCGTCAGGACGAAGTCGCCAAGTGA
- the LOC144006481 gene encoding sodium- and chloride-dependent GABA transporter 2-like isoform X1, with translation MFTTEKDGDSCGVFVPNGGQKKLQGTQERGYWSTKAEFILTVMGAIIGPGNVWRFPYLCYKNGGGVFFIPYILFMVICGIPLFFLETAMGQYTNQGGITCWKKICPLFQGIGYASHLIIAFGATSYIIIIAWSFFYLFSSFSADLPWATCGNDWNTDSCMDYSIANRSLGVKRSQNTTLPVVEFWERRVLKISGGIEEVGSLRWELVLCLILAWVVCYFCIWKGIKSTGKAAYFTATFPYAMLLILLIRGLTLPGAIDGIIYYIYPDVSRLSDPQVWLDAGTQIFFSYAIGLGFLTSLGSYNTYNNNCYKDCFYLCLLNSATSVVAGFAIFSILGFMTYEQGVNIAEVAESGPGLAFIVYPRAVAMMPMPQVWAACFFLMIILLGLDSQQFVGLECLMTSLVDLYPSYLRQGYRRELVLLAICAVCCLLGLSLVTEGGMYLLQLVDFYVCSGTTLLLLSICQSVSIAWVYGAERFYGNITDMIGYRPPPLMKLCWCYLTPCLCFGTFIFSIVRYSPLKFSSTYVYPLWANILGWFLATISLSLIPLFVLYKLVNGEGTLRQRFLLLCLPEDDLKCLPPLGDDVAAPLTEIKHLPRQDEVAK, from the exons atgtttacaacggAGAAGGATGGTGACAGTTGCGGCGTTTTTGTGCCCAACGGAGGGCAGAAAAAGCTCCAGGGAACACAGGAACGGGGATACTGGAGCACGAAAGCCGAGTTCATTCTCACGGTGATGGGTGCGATTATTGGACCGGGGAACGTGTGGAGATTTCCTTACCTGTGCTACAAAAACGGCGGCG GTGTGTTTTTCATCCCGTACATTTTGTTCATGGTCATCTGCGGGATCCCGTTGTTCTTCCTCGAGACCGCAATGGGACAGTACACCAACCAAGGGGGTATTACGTGCTGGAAGAAGATCTGCCCACTTTTTCAAG GCATCGGCTACGCCAGTCACCTCATCATCGCATTCGGGGCCACATCCTACATTATTATTATCGCGTGGTCATTCTTTTATCTGTTCTCCTCGTTCAGCGCGGATTTGCCTTGGGCCACATGTGGAAACGACTGGAACACAG ACTCATGCATGGACTACAGCATTGCAAATCGGAGCCTCGGTGTGAAACGCAGCCAGAACACCACTCTGCCAGTTGTGGAGTTCTGGGA GCGCAGAGTGCTGAAGATCTCTGGTGGGATTGAGGAGGTGGGAAGCTTGAGGTGGGAGCTGGTCTTGTGTCTCATCCTGGCATGGGTCGTCTGCTACTTTTGCATTTGGAAGGGGATCAAATCCACTGGAAAG GCAGCCTACTTCACAGCTACCTTCCCCTACGCTATGCTGCTGATTTTACTCATACGTGGTCTGACGTTGCCTGGGGCAATAGATGGGATTATTTACTACATCTACCCTGATGTATCCCGCCTATCAGATCCGCAG gTGTGGTTAGACGCCGGAACGCAGATCTTCTTCTCTTATGCCATCGGCCTCGGATTCCTGACATCTCTTGGCAGTTATAATACTTACAACAACAACTGTTATAA GGATTGTTTCTACTTGTGTTTGCTGAACAGTGCCACCAGTGTTGTGGCAGGATTTGCCATTTTCTCCATCTTGGGATTCATGACCTACGAGCAAGGCGTCAATATTGCAGAAGTGGCAGAATCAG GTCCAGGACTGGCCTTCATTGTTTACCCGCGTGCTGTAGCCATGATGCCCATGCCGCAGGTGTGGGCCGCGTGTTTCTTCCTCATGATCATTCTACTCGGCTTGGATAGTCAG CAGTTTGTGGGTCTGGAGTGTCTGATGACATCGCTGGTCGATCTTTACCCATCTTACCTACGTCAAGGGTACAGACGCGAGCTGGTCCTGCTGGCCATCTGCGCCGTCTGCTGTCTGCTGGGACTTTCTCTGGTGACTGAG GGAGGGATGTACCTGCTCCAGCTGGTGGATTTCTACGTGTGCAGCGGGACCACCTTGCTCCTGCTCTCCATCTGCCAGTCTGTCAGCATTGCGTGGGTATATG GGGCCGAGCGTTTCTATGGCAACATCACAGATATGATTGGTTATCGTCCTCCTCCGCTAATGAAGCTCTGCTGGTGCTACTTAACtccctgtttatgtttt GGCACTTTCATCTTCTCCATCGTCCGATACTCCCCGTTGAAGTTCAGCAGCACTTATGTCTATCCACTGTGGGCCAACATCTTGGGCTGGTTCTTGGCCACCATCTCCCTGTCGCTCATACCGCTCTTTGTGCTCTACAAGCTAGTAAACGGAGAGGGAACCCTCCGTCAG CGATTCCTGTTACTGTGCCTTCCTGAAGACGACCTGAAATGTCTTCCCCCGCTGGGAGACGATGTCGCCGCTCCCCTCACCGAGATTAAACACTTGCCCCGTCAGGACGAAGTCGCCAAGTGA